A genomic window from Acinetobacter chinensis includes:
- a CDS encoding ATP-binding cassette domain-containing protein yields the protein MIQLDQLSIRRNGRILFQKASMQLHPGWKIGLTGVNGAGKSTLFSALLGGMESDSGSLTRPAVWTVAHMAQEIKALDMKAIDFVLSGDEEYWSIQHKLEHPDQLSDEEIAHLYGRFDEIHGYTAPSKAAQLMAGLGFFEHQSELLVSSFSGGWRMRLNLARTLMSRSDLLLLDEPTNHLDLDAILWLEDWLKAYEGTLILISHDRDFLDAITDHILHIENQELTLYTGNYSTFERTRAERLAQQQQAYEKQLETRAHLQKYIDRFKAQATKAKQAQSRIKQLERMQELSAAHVDTPFTFSFREPSKMSSPLLQLEHADIGYGDKLIVTNVSLQITPNSRIGLLGMNGAGKSTLIKSLVGDLPLIQGHRKASELLNIGYFAQHQMDALDGHASPMLQLSRIADKKISEASLRSFLGSFGFSGERMDTPSESFSGGERARLALALIVWQRPNVLILDEPTNHLDLDMRHALTMALQDFEGAVVLVSHERQLISAVCDELILVHGGQSREFEGDLTAYADWLRQARIDMIKNGQKPAAPVQSQVVEKTVISKLDKEGQRKEAARQRELSRPIRKNIEKNEAQIEKIQPRLAQIEELLADTSLYEASRKDDLLKLMNEQTELKGKLEQIEEQMLELMMQLEELESSFE from the coding sequence ATGATTCAGCTCGACCAGCTCTCTATACGCCGCAATGGACGCATATTATTTCAAAAAGCATCCATGCAACTTCATCCAGGCTGGAAAATTGGCTTAACCGGGGTCAATGGTGCGGGCAAATCCACCCTTTTTTCTGCTTTACTCGGTGGCATGGAATCTGACAGTGGTTCTCTGACCCGTCCTGCGGTATGGACAGTGGCGCACATGGCTCAGGAAATTAAAGCACTGGATATGAAAGCCATTGATTTTGTGCTGTCAGGCGATGAAGAATACTGGAGTATTCAGCATAAACTGGAACATCCGGATCAACTGAGTGACGAAGAGATTGCTCATCTTTATGGCCGTTTTGACGAAATTCACGGCTATACCGCCCCATCCAAAGCTGCACAGCTGATGGCTGGACTTGGATTTTTTGAACATCAGTCAGAACTGCTGGTTTCAAGTTTCTCAGGTGGATGGCGGATGCGCCTGAATCTAGCACGTACCCTGATGAGCCGTTCGGATCTCCTGCTGCTGGATGAACCGACCAACCATCTCGATTTAGACGCTATTTTATGGCTGGAAGACTGGTTAAAAGCCTATGAAGGTACTCTGATTCTGATTTCACATGACCGTGATTTCCTGGATGCCATTACTGACCATATTCTGCATATTGAAAATCAGGAACTGACGCTTTATACGGGTAATTATTCAACCTTTGAGCGTACCCGTGCAGAGCGCCTTGCACAACAGCAACAGGCTTATGAAAAACAGCTGGAAACCCGTGCGCATTTACAGAAATATATTGACCGTTTTAAAGCTCAGGCAACCAAAGCCAAACAGGCACAGAGCCGGATCAAACAGCTGGAACGTATGCAGGAACTGTCTGCAGCTCATGTAGACACCCCTTTTACGTTCAGTTTCCGTGAACCGAGTAAAATGAGTTCACCATTGTTGCAACTGGAGCATGCTGATATTGGTTATGGCGATAAACTGATTGTCACCAATGTCAGTTTGCAGATTACGCCGAACAGCCGTATTGGTTTACTGGGAATGAATGGTGCGGGTAAATCCACCTTAATCAAATCACTGGTGGGTGATCTTCCTCTGATCCAGGGGCACCGAAAAGCCTCTGAATTACTCAATATCGGTTATTTTGCCCAGCATCAGATGGATGCCCTGGATGGTCATGCCAGCCCAATGCTGCAACTGTCACGTATTGCTGATAAAAAAATCAGTGAAGCGTCGTTACGTTCATTTCTGGGAAGTTTCGGCTTCAGTGGTGAGCGCATGGATACCCCGAGTGAAAGTTTCTCTGGTGGTGAACGTGCCCGTCTAGCTTTGGCTTTAATTGTATGGCAACGCCCGAATGTACTGATTCTGGACGAACCAACCAACCACCTGGACCTGGATATGCGTCATGCCCTGACTATGGCACTTCAGGACTTTGAAGGTGCGGTAGTACTGGTTTCACATGAACGCCAGCTGATTTCTGCTGTGTGTGATGAACTGATCCTGGTGCATGGTGGTCAGAGCCGTGAATTTGAAGGTGATTTAACTGCTTATGCAGACTGGTTACGCCAGGCACGCATCGACATGATCAAAAATGGTCAGAAACCTGCAGCACCTGTTCAGTCGCAGGTCGTTGAAAAAACTGTTATTTCAAAACTGGATAAAGAAGGTCAGCGTAAGGAAGCCGCCCGTCAGCGTGAACTCAGCCGACCGATACGTAAAAATATTGAAAAAAATGAAGCTCAGATTGAGAAAATTCAGCCACGTCTGGCACAGATTGAAGAACTGCTTGCAGATACATCCCTTTATGAAGCCAGCAGAAAGGATGATTTACTGAAACTGATGAATGAACAGACTGAACTGAAAGGAAAACTGGAACAGATTGAAGAACAGATGCTTGAACTGATGATGCAGCTGGAAGAACTGGAAAGTTCTTTCGAATAA
- a CDS encoding putative solute-binding protein, protein MKKGILLLSALTVLGASSVAEAKENVCVFDLLGKAGESYKLLEEWALAAKSWGGDINLIAYQDEAKVESDFKAGECDAFYMTSMRARSYNKFAGSIDALGGVPSNSIAQKAIAYVLDKRNNKRLVSTIGKEQFEVAGIGQIGTAYIFVRDRSINTLEKGKGKKFAVLHYDQAQKMMVERFGAVPVMSDISNFIKKFNSGEVDIVAAPAYAFKPLEMYKGLGTKGAMFNFPVVNVTADLIIRPGKFEDNFAVQSRSWFVRQLPKSFAQVKRMEAEIPAKYKMNLEKEDQEKYQKLLREGRMDLTKQGVYDATMMTVLKKARCTVERTNFECSLGGE, encoded by the coding sequence ATGAAAAAAGGAATTTTGTTATTGTCTGCACTGACAGTTCTAGGGGCTTCCAGTGTGGCAGAAGCAAAGGAAAATGTCTGTGTGTTCGACCTGCTGGGAAAAGCAGGAGAATCCTATAAATTACTTGAGGAATGGGCACTGGCTGCAAAAAGCTGGGGTGGCGATATCAACCTGATTGCCTATCAGGATGAAGCTAAAGTTGAGAGTGATTTTAAAGCCGGTGAATGTGATGCTTTTTATATGACCTCCATGCGCGCCCGTTCATATAACAAATTTGCAGGTTCAATTGATGCACTGGGCGGTGTTCCCAGTAACAGTATTGCCCAGAAAGCAATCGCTTATGTCCTGGATAAGAGAAACAATAAAAGACTGGTCAGCACAATCGGCAAGGAACAGTTTGAAGTTGCAGGCATTGGCCAGATTGGAACAGCATATATATTTGTCCGTGACCGTTCCATCAATACTCTTGAAAAAGGTAAAGGGAAAAAATTTGCTGTCCTGCATTATGACCAGGCACAGAAAATGATGGTGGAGCGTTTTGGTGCTGTGCCGGTCATGTCTGATATTTCGAACTTTATTAAAAAATTCAATTCAGGTGAAGTGGATATTGTCGCTGCACCGGCTTACGCATTTAAGCCACTTGAGATGTACAAAGGTCTCGGTACGAAAGGAGCAATGTTTAATTTTCCTGTGGTCAATGTCACAGCTGATCTGATTATCCGACCTGGAAAGTTCGAAGATAATTTTGCTGTACAGTCCAGAAGCTGGTTTGTCAGACAGCTGCCGAAAAGTTTTGCGCAGGTGAAACGTATGGAAGCCGAAATACCGGCAAAATATAAAATGAATCTGGAAAAAGAAGATCAGGAAAAGTATCAGAAGCTGTTAAGAGAAGGGCGTATGGATCTGACTAAACAGGGTGTTTATGATGCAACCATGATGACTGTACTGAAAAAAGCACGCTGTACGGTTGAACGGACCAATTTTGAATGTTCACTGGGTGGCGAATAG
- a CDS encoding putative solute-binding protein, protein MKKTLLALAAFTAVGITTTAQAEKVDVCVFDLLGKSGESYQMAQEWALAAKGWGADVNLIPRQDEAVADNDFKAGKCDGVFMTAMRARQYNKFVGSIDSIGGVPSNAIAQKAITFALDSRNAAKMTTNLSGKKYEVAGIAPLGSAFIFVRDKSINSIEKAAGKKFAVLSYDNAQKILVQRVGAQAVASDVSNFVAKFNNGQVDMVGAPAYAYKPLEIYKGLGTNGAMFNFPVLQVTADFIIRPEQFPAGFGQKSRDYFVKNLPKSFAMINRLESGIPAKYKMNLTAEDKLKYQKLMRDGRLELTKSGIYDAGMMSVLKKARCSVDKANFECSLGGE, encoded by the coding sequence ATGAAAAAAACCCTCCTTGCATTGGCTGCTTTTACAGCGGTAGGTATCACAACGACAGCTCAGGCTGAAAAAGTGGATGTCTGTGTATTTGATTTACTGGGCAAATCCGGTGAGTCTTATCAGATGGCTCAGGAATGGGCACTGGCTGCAAAAGGATGGGGAGCAGATGTGAATCTGATCCCACGTCAGGATGAAGCAGTTGCTGATAACGATTTTAAAGCGGGTAAATGTGATGGCGTCTTTATGACTGCCATGCGTGCACGTCAGTATAATAAATTTGTAGGATCAATTGATTCAATTGGTGGTGTACCAAGCAATGCAATTGCACAGAAAGCAATTACTTTTGCCCTGGACAGCCGTAATGCTGCAAAAATGACGACTAATCTCAGCGGAAAAAAATATGAAGTTGCAGGTATTGCACCTTTAGGTTCAGCATTTATTTTTGTGCGTGATAAAAGCATCAACTCCATTGAAAAAGCAGCAGGTAAAAAGTTTGCCGTTTTAAGCTATGACAATGCGCAGAAAATCTTAGTACAGCGTGTCGGTGCTCAGGCTGTTGCGTCTGATGTGTCAAACTTTGTTGCAAAATTCAACAATGGTCAGGTGGATATGGTTGGTGCGCCAGCCTATGCGTATAAGCCGCTGGAAATCTATAAAGGTCTGGGAACAAACGGTGCAATGTTTAACTTCCCTGTGTTACAGGTAACAGCTGACTTTATTATCCGTCCCGAACAGTTCCCTGCAGGCTTTGGTCAGAAATCGCGTGATTATTTTGTGAAGAATCTGCCGAAAAGCTTTGCCATGATCAACCGTCTGGAAAGTGGTATTCCTGCGAAGTATAAAATGAACCTGACTGCAGAAGACAAACTGAAATATCAGAAACTGATGCGTGATGGTCGTCTGGAATTAACGAAATCGGGTATTTATGATGCAGGCATGATGAGCGTACTGAAAAAAGCACGCTGTTCTGTCGATAAAGCAAACTTCGAGTGTTCACTTGGTGGTGAATAA
- a CDS encoding putative solute-binding protein, with product MKLQKKGFVLAAGLLFALNVQAKQTFCVFDVAGKAGDAYALMKDYALEAKKWGADLDVKVYNDERVATEDFKAKRCDGVAISGLRGRQFNSFTGSIDAPGALPSLSSAIKFLQFLSRPQFAKEMIRNDYEVVGLIPIGAAYIFVNDRSINTVAKAAGKKIAVLDFDQSQKEMVQKMGAQPVTTDILSAGPKFNNGQVDIIAAPAVAFKPLELYRGLGTKGAIYRFPLAQITGNLIIHKDRFPEGYGQKSRLYVASQLPRATQIIGKLEKDIPAKYWLNVPKEDHLGYIKLMREARIDLMKSGRFDKRVLGLMKKIRCSEDPQSFECPLNDE from the coding sequence ATGAAACTACAAAAAAAAGGATTTGTACTGGCAGCAGGTCTTTTATTTGCCCTTAATGTACAGGCAAAACAGACATTCTGTGTTTTTGATGTCGCAGGTAAGGCAGGCGATGCCTATGCGCTGATGAAAGATTATGCCCTCGAAGCAAAAAAATGGGGTGCTGATCTGGATGTCAAAGTCTATAACGATGAGCGTGTGGCGACAGAAGACTTTAAGGCGAAGCGCTGTGATGGTGTTGCCATCAGTGGTTTACGTGGACGTCAGTTCAACTCATTTACAGGTTCTATTGATGCGCCAGGCGCATTACCGTCTCTGAGCAGTGCCATTAAATTTTTACAGTTTCTGTCTCGTCCACAGTTTGCAAAAGAGATGATCCGCAATGATTATGAAGTTGTTGGTCTGATTCCGATTGGAGCAGCATATATTTTTGTGAATGACCGCAGTATCAATACTGTTGCTAAAGCCGCAGGCAAGAAAATTGCGGTTCTGGATTTTGATCAGTCTCAGAAAGAAATGGTACAGAAAATGGGTGCACAGCCTGTGACCACTGATATTTTAAGTGCTGGACCAAAATTCAATAACGGTCAGGTGGATATTATTGCAGCACCGGCAGTGGCTTTTAAACCGCTTGAACTGTATCGGGGGCTGGGTACGAAAGGTGCGATTTACCGTTTTCCACTGGCACAGATCACAGGAAATCTGATCATTCACAAAGACCGCTTCCCTGAAGGTTATGGGCAGAAGAGTCGATTATATGTGGCTTCTCAGCTGCCACGTGCAACACAGATTATTGGTAAACTTGAAAAGGATATTCCTGCAAAATACTGGCTGAATGTGCCGAAAGAAGATCATCTTGGTTATATTAAACTGATGCGGGAAGCCCGTATTGATCTGATGAAATCAGGACGCTTTGATAAGCGTGTGCTTGGACTGATGAAAAAAATTCGTTGCAGTGAAGACCCTCAGTCTTTTGAGTGTCCGCTGAATGATGAATAA
- a CDS encoding putative solute-binding protein — MKQWSKVLMLGAGLMTAAGAVQAKQVMCVFDLVGKSGDVYTLMKDYQLAAKNWGADIELRVGQNEAVIAEDFKAGKCDAISVTGMRGRQFNEFTGSLDAIGAIPDLNLAVKVMQGLASPTFAKYMVNGKYEVAGVIPVGDAFLMVNDRSINTVAKAAGKKIAVLDYDQAQKIMVQQIGAQAVSADVTNFGAKFNNGQVDIIGAPAAVFKPLELHKGLGTKGAIVNYPILQVTGNLIIRPEKFPAGYGQKSRDWVKTQLPRAFTILGKMKSDIPAKYWMEVPAADKPGYQKMMRESRVDLTKRGVYDKRMMKLLWQFRCKQDPKNFECSMQDENYK, encoded by the coding sequence ATGAAACAATGGTCTAAAGTTTTGATGCTTGGTGCAGGTCTGATGACAGCAGCAGGTGCAGTTCAGGCTAAACAGGTGATGTGTGTATTTGACCTGGTCGGTAAAAGCGGTGACGTTTATACGCTTATGAAAGATTATCAGCTGGCAGCAAAAAACTGGGGTGCAGATATTGAACTGCGCGTTGGTCAGAATGAAGCCGTGATTGCTGAAGACTTTAAAGCGGGCAAGTGTGATGCCATCAGTGTAACAGGGATGCGTGGCCGTCAGTTCAATGAATTTACAGGTTCGCTGGATGCCATTGGTGCGATTCCAGATCTGAACCTTGCGGTTAAAGTGATGCAGGGACTTGCGAGTCCAACATTTGCAAAATACATGGTCAATGGAAAGTATGAAGTCGCAGGTGTCATTCCTGTAGGTGATGCATTCCTGATGGTTAATGACCGCAGTATCAATACCGTTGCTAAAGCGGCAGGTAAGAAAATTGCAGTACTGGATTATGACCAGGCACAGAAAATCATGGTTCAGCAGATTGGTGCGCAGGCTGTGAGTGCAGATGTCACCAATTTCGGTGCAAAATTCAACAATGGTCAGGTCGACATTATTGGTGCGCCAGCAGCTGTGTTCAAACCTTTGGAATTACATAAAGGTCTGGGCACGAAGGGAGCGATCGTCAATTATCCAATTCTTCAGGTCACAGGCAATCTTATTATCCGTCCAGAAAAATTCCCTGCAGGTTATGGGCAGAAGTCACGTGACTGGGTGAAAACACAGTTACCGCGTGCATTTACGATTCTGGGAAAAATGAAGTCTGATATTCCTGCAAAATACTGGATGGAAGTTCCTGCAGCAGATAAACCGGGTTACCAGAAGATGATGCGTGAATCGCGTGTTGATCTGACCAAACGTGGTGTTTACGATAAGCGTATGATGAAACTGTTATGGCAATTCCGCTGTAAACAGGATCCAAAGAACTTCGAATGTTCCATGCAGGACGAGAACTATAAATAA
- the erpA gene encoding iron-sulfur cluster insertion protein ErpA, which translates to MNAPALEMTDNAAKKVRQLRDSEGNQELMLRVYVTGGGCSGFSYGFNFAESMNEDDAEFVNGDVKMLVDSLSYQYLVGSKVDYIEGLEGSRFIVENPNATTTCGCGSSFSI; encoded by the coding sequence ATGAATGCACCAGCGCTTGAGATGACTGATAATGCTGCAAAGAAAGTTCGCCAGCTGCGTGACAGCGAAGGCAATCAGGAACTGATGTTACGTGTTTACGTAACAGGTGGCGGCTGTTCAGGTTTTTCTTATGGCTTTAATTTTGCAGAAAGCATGAATGAAGATGATGCTGAATTTGTCAATGGCGATGTAAAAATGCTGGTTGATTCGCTGAGCTATCAATATCTGGTCGGTTCTAAAGTGGATTATATCGAAGGTCTGGAAGGTTCACGTTTTATCGTGGAGAACCCGAATGCAACCACCACCTGTGGCTGTGGTTCATCTTTCTCCATTTAA
- a CDS encoding alpha/beta fold hydrolase, with the protein MTVNTQRITQFQRDQLTFDVLDTGPLDGQPFVLLHGFPETNKSWQQTADILNAQGFRTYAVNQRGYSLGARPRNRRDYRSSALVEDVHTLLKLIGQPVYLVGHDWGAVIAWDIAQRYPEKIKHLISVSVPHKAAFMRSMLSSTQLFKSYYMGLFQLPEIPELFFTRLSKIGLGLLKNSGMTEQQLKDFQQEIVEEKRLSTALNWYRGIPFSSNKYLTQPVKVPTLFIWGKHDSAIGEKSVQLNRQYVDAPYTEVIMDATHWIPVQNAKQLSEHILQAIAA; encoded by the coding sequence ATGACTGTAAACACTCAACGGATTACACAATTCCAGCGGGACCAGCTGACCTTTGATGTCCTGGATACAGGTCCTTTAGATGGTCAGCCTTTTGTCCTGTTACATGGCTTTCCTGAAACCAACAAAAGCTGGCAACAGACAGCTGACATTCTGAATGCTCAGGGCTTCAGAACCTATGCAGTCAATCAACGCGGATACAGCCTGGGTGCCCGTCCCAGAAACCGCAGGGATTATCGAAGTTCTGCACTGGTGGAAGATGTCCACACGCTGCTGAAGCTGATCGGACAGCCCGTGTATCTGGTCGGTCATGACTGGGGTGCGGTCATTGCCTGGGATATTGCCCAGCGTTATCCAGAAAAAATTAAGCACTTAATTTCAGTATCTGTTCCTCACAAAGCTGCATTTATGCGTTCCATGCTCAGCAGTACACAACTGTTTAAATCTTATTATATGGGACTGTTTCAGTTACCTGAAATTCCAGAACTGTTTTTTACCCGACTCTCAAAAATAGGACTGGGGCTGCTCAAAAACTCAGGTATGACTGAACAGCAGCTCAAAGACTTTCAGCAGGAAATTGTAGAAGAAAAAAGACTCAGCACGGCGCTGAATTGGTACCGTGGTATTCCTTTCAGTTCAAATAAATATCTGACTCAACCCGTCAAAGTCCCGACACTTTTCATATGGGGCAAACATGATTCAGCTATTGGTGAAAAGTCCGTTCAGCTAAACAGGCAGTATGTTGATGCGCCTTATACAGAAGTGATTATGGATGCAACGCACTGGATTCCTGTACAGAATGCGAAGCAACTGAGTGAACATATTCTTCAGGCAATTGCTGCCTGA
- a CDS encoding anhydro-N-acetylmuramic acid kinase, producing MTAIYIGVMTGTSMDGVDIVAASFDPLQLHASLTLAFDPDLRDELMALTLPGDNEIDRMGKADVSLAKMIGHGINTLIEENQLDRSLIKAIGSHGQTIRHRPEHGFTLQIGDPNIITEITQIPVVSDFRRRDMAAGGQGAPLVPAFHQALFQHPTIHRVILNLGGIANVSMLPAGNPDDVYGFDTGPANILMDAWCHRYTGQPYDENGNWATYGQPVRSLLERLQSHEYFSKEPPKSTGREDFNLEWLDEQIADWKNDLEYDELEDTPENVQATLMKLTTRAIKKAIYRSPLDTGEVYVCGGGAYNSHLLEQLRWRLRKHNWSVQSTSALGLAPTWVEATAFAWLAMRFDQQLSGNLPAVTGAKGDRILGTVTVV from the coding sequence ATGACAGCGATCTATATTGGCGTAATGACGGGCACCAGCATGGATGGTGTGGATATTGTCGCTGCTTCTTTTGATCCACTGCAGTTACATGCATCCCTGACACTGGCTTTTGATCCCGACCTTCGGGATGAGCTGATGGCGCTGACATTACCTGGTGATAATGAAATAGACCGTATGGGTAAGGCAGATGTCAGTCTGGCAAAGATGATCGGTCATGGCATCAATACCCTGATCGAAGAAAACCAGCTGGACAGATCACTGATTAAAGCCATTGGTTCACACGGGCAGACCATCCGTCACCGTCCTGAACATGGCTTTACCCTTCAGATTGGCGACCCCAATATCATTACCGAAATTACTCAGATTCCTGTTGTTTCAGACTTCCGTCGTCGTGATATGGCGGCTGGCGGTCAGGGTGCTCCTCTGGTTCCGGCTTTTCATCAGGCACTGTTTCAGCACCCGACCATCCACCGTGTCATTCTGAATTTAGGTGGAATCGCCAATGTTTCCATGTTGCCCGCTGGCAATCCGGATGATGTGTATGGATTTGACACCGGTCCTGCCAATATCCTGATGGATGCCTGGTGTCATCGTTACACCGGTCAGCCTTATGATGAAAATGGCAACTGGGCAACTTACGGTCAGCCCGTCAGAAGCCTACTGGAACGTCTGCAGTCACATGAGTATTTTTCTAAAGAACCACCCAAAAGTACAGGACGTGAAGATTTCAATCTGGAATGGCTGGATGAGCAGATTGCAGACTGGAAAAATGATCTGGAATATGACGAACTGGAAGACACTCCTGAAAATGTTCAGGCAACCTTAATGAAACTGACCACCCGCGCTATTAAAAAAGCCATTTACCGCTCACCACTCGATACAGGTGAAGTCTATGTCTGTGGTGGTGGTGCTTATAACTCACATCTGCTTGAACAGCTGCGCTGGCGTTTACGTAAACATAACTGGTCTGTACAGAGTACTTCAGCACTTGGGCTGGCGCCAACCTGGGTCGAAGCTACAGCATTTGCGTGGCTTGCCATGCGCTTTGACCAGCAACTCAGTGGCAATCTTCCTGCTGTCACAGGTGCAAAAGGTGACCGGATTCTGGGAACCGTCACGGTCGTCTGA
- the tyrS gene encoding tyrosine--tRNA ligase: MSNFLPAEEQLALIQRGTHEIISEEDLLKKLKENRPLKIKAGFDPTAPDLHLGHTVLINKLKTFQDLGHEVTFLIGDYTAMIGDPTGKSATRPPLSREQVLENAKTYQEQVFKILDPEKTKVRFNSEWFANRTAADLIQLASQQTVARMLERDDFTKRYNSHQPIAIHEFLYPLVQGYDSIALEADVELGGTDQTFNLLMGRTLQGRYDQEAQVCITVPILEGLDGVNKMSKSLGNYIGVFDAPGAMYQKVLSMPDSLIERYFDLLSFKSLDEIAALLKEIEEGRNPQEVKKILALELVERFHGAEAAEHAHKGAGNLITEGELPEDTPEVTISRGEFGGEVSIISILRAAGLTKNSAQSKDAVGRGAVKVDWNVVDASYMVKENGTLIIQASKKAIAKVTFTD; encoded by the coding sequence ATGTCAAATTTCCTGCCGGCGGAAGAACAACTTGCCCTCATCCAACGAGGCACCCACGAAATTATTTCTGAAGAGGATCTTTTAAAGAAACTCAAGGAAAACCGTCCTTTAAAAATTAAAGCGGGTTTCGACCCGACTGCACCTGATTTACATCTGGGGCATACGGTACTGATCAACAAACTGAAAACCTTTCAGGATCTGGGACATGAAGTCACTTTTCTGATTGGTGACTATACAGCCATGATTGGCGACCCAACGGGTAAAAGTGCAACGCGCCCGCCGCTGTCCCGTGAGCAGGTGCTGGAAAATGCCAAAACCTATCAGGAACAGGTATTTAAAATTCTGGACCCTGAAAAAACCAAAGTGCGCTTTAACTCAGAATGGTTTGCCAACCGGACTGCTGCGGACTTGATTCAGCTGGCTTCACAGCAGACGGTTGCCCGTATGCTTGAGCGTGATGACTTTACCAAGCGTTATAACAGTCATCAGCCTATTGCGATTCATGAATTTTTATATCCGCTGGTTCAGGGATATGACTCAATTGCACTGGAAGCAGATGTGGAATTGGGCGGTACGGATCAGACCTTTAACCTGTTGATGGGTCGTACACTTCAGGGTCGTTATGATCAGGAAGCTCAGGTCTGTATTACCGTTCCTATCCTGGAAGGTCTGGATGGCGTCAATAAAATGTCCAAATCACTGGGCAACTATATTGGTGTATTTGATGCTCCAGGCGCGATGTACCAGAAAGTCCTGTCCATGCCAGACAGCCTGATTGAACGTTATTTTGATTTACTCAGCTTTAAATCGCTGGATGAAATTGCAGCCTTGCTGAAAGAGATTGAAGAAGGGCGTAATCCGCAGGAAGTGAAGAAAATTCTTGCACTTGAACTGGTGGAACGTTTCCACGGTGCGGAAGCTGCTGAACATGCTCATAAAGGTGCGGGTAATCTGATCACTGAAGGCGAATTACCGGAAGATACACCGGAAGTGACCATTTCACGTGGTGAGTTCGGTGGTGAAGTTTCCATTATTTCGATTTTACGTGCAGCGGGTTTAACCAAAAACTCGGCACAGTCTAAAGATGCTGTTGGTCGTGGTGCAGTAAAAGTGGACTGGAATGTTGTGGATGCAAGCTACATGGTGAAAGAAAACGGTACGCTGATTATTCAGGCAAGTAAAAAAGCGATTGCAAAAGTAACGTTTACTGACTGA
- the tauA gene encoding taurine ABC transporter substrate-binding protein, whose translation MKLQQLILLSSFTVLLGMSGLTNARPIVIGYQTNIEPAKVAQADGVYDKAIGQKLDWRLFNSGAEVLTALASGSVDIALIGSSPLGAAVANNLPIEVFLISTDLKSAEALVVRNGSGIHSPKDLIGKKVATPFASTAHYSLLGALKHWNIKTNQIRLLNLKPAEINAAWRRGDIDAAFVWSPALANIQKTGKVMTDAGQVGQWGSPTFEVWVARKDFAKKHPEVLSKFSTVTLNYYDSYNRNKKQWTADSPAVKKIAKITGVDAQDVPTLLAGAEYPDRQVQLSQQYLGGRTTQNIANSVNFLKAQGLVKKVSPDYQQFITTRYISGSK comes from the coding sequence ATGAAACTTCAGCAATTGATTTTGTTGAGTTCATTCACTGTCTTACTGGGCATGAGTGGGCTGACAAATGCACGTCCTATAGTGATTGGTTATCAGACCAATATCGAACCTGCCAAAGTGGCGCAGGCAGATGGTGTCTATGACAAAGCGATTGGGCAAAAGCTGGACTGGCGTTTATTTAACAGTGGGGCAGAGGTGTTGACCGCTTTGGCTTCAGGTTCTGTGGATATTGCATTGATTGGTTCAAGTCCATTGGGTGCAGCAGTTGCAAATAATCTACCGATTGAAGTGTTCCTGATTTCAACTGATCTGAAAAGTGCAGAAGCACTGGTAGTACGCAATGGTTCAGGGATTCATAGCCCGAAAGATTTAATCGGTAAAAAAGTCGCAACGCCATTTGCCTCTACAGCGCATTACAGTTTATTGGGTGCTTTGAAACACTGGAATATCAAAACCAATCAGATTCGTTTACTGAATTTAAAACCTGCGGAAATCAATGCGGCTTGGCGTCGTGGTGATATTGATGCAGCTTTTGTATGGTCTCCTGCACTCGCCAATATTCAAAAAACCGGCAAGGTCATGACCGATGCAGGGCAGGTGGGTCAATGGGGTTCTCCAACGTTTGAAGTCTGGGTGGCACGCAAAGATTTTGCCAAAAAGCATCCTGAGGTTTTAAGCAAATTTTCTACGGTGACTTTGAATTATTACGACAGTTATAACCGTAATAAGAAACAGTGGACGGCAGATTCTCCTGCGGTCAAAAAGATTGCCAAGATTACAGGTGTAGATGCGCAGGATGTACCGACTTTGCTTGCAGGTGCGGAATATCCAGATCGCCAGGTACAACTGAGTCAGCAGTATCTAGGTGGACGTACCACGCAGAATATCGCCAATTCAGTGAATTTTCTAAAAGCGCAGGGTCTGGTTAAAAAAGTATCTCCAGATTATCAACAATTTATTACGACACGCTATATCAGCGGGTCTAAATAA